From a region of the Acidobacteriota bacterium genome:
- a CDS encoding Cof-type HAD-IIB family hydrolase: MKHSIRLLAVDIDGTLLDPNFQISAANLAALRRAHAAGVEIVLGTGRRHAFAMPIAEQLGFDLWLISSNGAVTKSSLGEPFHRDLLPVATARRLVAQMDNFRGNLVVTFDKEEKGALVLERMDQLTHSIQRWLEKNEQFLEFVIPVERALVSDPIQVMFCGTVARMREALDQLAESEVARDITVLRTQYDHRDLCIVDVLNQGCSKGHALERWAAHRSYQREQVMAIGDNYNDLEMLEFAGLPVVMGNASNEMKRNGWPVTLPNDQSGVAAAIDEFVVL; encoded by the coding sequence GTGAAGCATTCCATCCGGCTCCTCGCCGTCGATATCGACGGCACGCTGCTCGATCCGAACTTCCAGATCTCCGCCGCGAACCTGGCCGCGCTGCGCCGCGCCCACGCGGCGGGCGTCGAGATCGTGCTCGGCACCGGACGCCGCCACGCCTTCGCCATGCCCATCGCCGAGCAGCTCGGCTTCGATCTGTGGCTCATCAGCTCGAATGGCGCGGTGACGAAGTCGAGTCTGGGTGAGCCCTTCCATCGCGACCTGCTGCCGGTCGCCACGGCGCGCCGCCTCGTCGCCCAGATGGACAACTTCCGCGGCAACCTCGTCGTCACCTTCGACAAAGAGGAAAAAGGCGCGCTCGTGCTCGAGCGCATGGACCAGCTCACGCACAGCATCCAGCGCTGGCTCGAGAAGAACGAGCAGTTCCTCGAGTTCGTCATCCCGGTGGAACGCGCGCTCGTCAGTGACCCCATCCAGGTGATGTTCTGCGGCACGGTGGCGCGCATGCGCGAAGCGCTCGACCAGCTCGCCGAGAGCGAGGTCGCGCGCGACATCACCGTGTTGCGCACGCAGTATGACCATCGCGACCTGTGCATCGTCGACGTGCTGAATCAGGGCTGCTCCAAGGGACACGCGCTCGAGCGTTGGGCCGCACACCGCAGCTACCAGCGCGAGCAGGTCATGGCCATCGGCGACAACTACAACGATTTGGAGATGCTGGAGTTTGCCGGACTGCCCGTGGTGATGGGCAATGCCTCCAATGAGATGAAGCGGAATGGCTGGCCGGTGACTCTGCC